From a single Lewinella sp. LCG006 genomic region:
- a CDS encoding transposase yields the protein MAKEPDKKFQTEGKYNRTFSKAFKQSKVRDLKAGVVQIKDLCELYSISRTSVYNWLYLYSEAEKGVKTVIQMDSEQFKTQLLLQRVAELERSVGQKQLEIDYLQSCLTVASEELGYDIKKKYGPPRWNDSAEEEPKKQGQ from the coding sequence ATGGCAAAAGAACCAGACAAAAAGTTTCAAACTGAAGGCAAGTACAACCGCACCTTCAGCAAGGCGTTCAAGCAATCAAAAGTGCGAGACCTTAAAGCGGGGGTAGTCCAAATAAAAGACTTATGCGAGCTGTATAGTATTAGCCGAACATCGGTGTACAATTGGCTATATTTGTACTCCGAGGCGGAAAAAGGGGTAAAAACAGTCATACAAATGGATAGCGAGCAGTTCAAGACGCAGCTATTGTTGCAGCGGGTGGCCGAGCTAGAGCGGTCGGTGGGTCAGAAGCAACTGGAGATAGACTACCTTCAAAGCTGTTTGACGGTTGCCAGTGAGGAGTTAGGGTACGACATAAAAAAAAAGTACGGACCACCGCGTTGGAACGATTCCGCCGAGGAAGAGCCCAAAAAGCAGGGACAATGA
- a CDS encoding MBL fold metallo-hydrolase RNA specificity domain-containing protein: protein MKVKFCGAAQEVTGSAHLLTLEDGYTILLDCGLYQGNDKEMKDFNETFLFDPAKIDCLILSHAHIDHTGRVPKLVKDGFRGSIFATHATRSLCSIMLMDSAMIQERDADYYNKRNPDNKREPLYNSEDVHQTMQLFTGCPYDKWVNVRDNVMLQYRDAGHILGSASVTLRIHESNRTIHFGFTGDIGRPDRPILRDPQKMPAVDYLICESTYGDRLHDEKPKELEKFLRIIQEACVERKGKLLIPAFSVGRTQEIVYILDQLENQGKLPKIPVFVDSPLAVNATTIFGSHPECYDEDLEKYLLMDDNPFGFNGLQYIKKVEASKAINGMKEPCIIISASGMMNAGRSKHHLFNMIEDPRNTLLLVGYASPQTPGGKIRNGATGLKLFGQYKQVLAHVEQMDSFSAHADRNEIREFLRGQEQHVKKLFLVHGTIEPQESLAGLLSDVGFKDVQIPELGQEYDL from the coding sequence ATGAAAGTCAAATTTTGCGGGGCCGCTCAGGAAGTTACGGGAAGCGCTCATTTACTCACGCTTGAAGATGGTTATACCATCTTACTGGATTGTGGCCTCTATCAGGGCAATGACAAAGAGATGAAGGATTTTAATGAAACCTTCCTTTTTGATCCTGCCAAAATTGACTGCCTCATCCTTTCTCACGCCCATATCGATCATACCGGCCGAGTGCCAAAACTGGTGAAAGATGGTTTCAGAGGCAGTATTTTTGCTACCCACGCTACGCGCAGCCTGTGTTCCATCATGCTTATGGACAGTGCCATGATCCAGGAGCGCGATGCCGACTACTACAACAAGCGCAACCCCGACAACAAAAGAGAGCCACTGTACAACTCCGAAGATGTGCACCAAACCATGCAACTCTTCACGGGTTGCCCCTATGACAAGTGGGTCAATGTTCGCGACAATGTAATGTTGCAGTACCGCGATGCCGGCCACATCCTGGGAAGTGCCAGCGTGACCCTACGTATCCACGAAAGCAACCGAACCATTCATTTTGGCTTCACTGGTGACATCGGCCGCCCTGATCGCCCAATCCTGCGCGACCCACAAAAGATGCCCGCCGTGGATTACTTGATCTGCGAATCGACTTACGGCGATCGTCTCCACGATGAAAAGCCCAAAGAGCTGGAAAAATTCCTACGCATCATTCAAGAAGCCTGCGTAGAACGCAAAGGCAAGCTGCTCATCCCTGCTTTCAGTGTTGGCCGCACCCAGGAGATCGTCTACATACTGGATCAGCTTGAAAACCAGGGTAAGCTCCCTAAAATCCCCGTTTTTGTCGACAGTCCACTCGCTGTAAATGCCACCACCATCTTTGGCTCCCATCCTGAGTGCTACGACGAAGACCTGGAGAAATACCTCCTCATGGACGACAATCCCTTTGGATTCAACGGATTGCAATACATCAAAAAAGTTGAAGCGTCAAAAGCCATCAACGGCATGAAAGAACCTTGTATCATCATCAGTGCCTCGGGCATGATGAACGCTGGCCGCTCCAAGCACCACTTGTTCAACATGATCGAAGACCCTCGCAATACACTGCTCCTCGTAGGCTATGCTTCACCACAAACCCCCGGCGGCAAAATCCGCAATGGTGCCACCGGGCTCAAGCTTTTTGGCCAGTACAAGCAAGTCCTTGCCCATGTAGAGCAGATGGATTCCTTCAGTGCGCACGCTGATCGCAATGAAATCCGCGAATTCTTACGCGGACAGGAGCAGCACGTCAAAAAATTATTCCTTGTCCACGGCACCATCGAACCGCAAGAAAGCCTCGCTGGTTTACTGAGTGATGTTGGTTTCAAAGACGTGCAGATCCCAGAATTAGGCCAGGAGTACGATTTGTAA